In Planococcus shixiaomingii, the DNA window ATGCAGTTTCTCGTGCATCATACTAAAGGCAAAGTGACGCGCTTTCCTTTTCATCAAGCGTTGGAATTAATTGTTGAGGGCGAAAAATGCACAGGTGTTCTGGTAAGCGATTCAAAAGGAGAACGCAAAACAATAGGAGCTCGCCATATGGTCTTGGCAACAGGCGGCATCGGGCAACTGTATCAACAGACGTCCAACTCCGCTGTCGCAACCGGAGACGGGTTATCTCTTGCGTTTCATGCAGGAGCGGTGCTGGAAGATTTGGAATTTGTCCAGTTTCATCCGACAGTACTCACACTTGGCGGAAAATCATGCGGGCTCATATCTGAAGCTGTCCGAGGAGAAGGTGCATTTTTAATCGATGCGGTCGGACAACGCATCATGGAGGGTATCCATCCGCTCATGGAATTGGCTCCCAGAGATATTGTCGCCCGGGCTATTGAAAGGCATTGGCAACAGGTTGGACCCGTTTACTTGGATGCAACGCATATTGCCGGTTTTGAAAAGAAATTTCCTTCCATCAACAGCAATTGCCAGGAGCATGGCCTCGACCCTGCCGAACAATTGTTGCCGGTTCGCCCCGGGGCTCATTTTCATATGGGCGGCGTCCAGACAACCGATAGCGGCGAAACTTCGGTTCCCGGTTTGTATGCCATTGGTGAAACCGCTTCAACCGGCGTTCATGGCGCCAACCGCTTGGCGAGCAATTCGTTGCTTGAAGGATTGGTTTTCGCAAAGCGAGTGGCAACCAAGATTCAAAGCAGCCCACACTTCCCTTTTGCTTTCTTGCCTGTACATAGCGCGCCAAGTAAAGAGTTTCGGATTCCCGAAAATTTGCCGCAGCGCATGACTGAAAAAATCGGCATTTTACGCGCCAAAGAAGATTTGCAGCAGTTTATAGAAGATTACCCTCTGCGCCACTTCCAGCTGCATGACTATCCCGACAACCATATTGCCCAGATTCACCGCTACACCGCGAGCTGCTTGATTGCCACAGCAGCGCATTTACGGACCGAAAGCCGAGGCGGCCATTACCGGTTGGATGAACCTGCAAAAGCGGACAAATGGACCGGAAAAGTTATTGAACTTTCTTTAAAAGGCACTGCCGTGAGCGAACGAAAAATTAAAACCGAGGAGACCGTCCAATGAACCGTTTAAAAGTTGAAGAAGCATTAAAGCATTTTTTAATAGAAGATATCGGAGACCGTGACCTTTCAGCCCTTTTATTTGAAGAAAAGGATACAGGAGAAGCGATTGTCCGCTTGAAAGAAGACGGTATTGTCGCCGGGCTTCAGTGTTTTGAATGGGGTTATAAGTTGCTCGATCAAGACGTGAAAATAGAGTTGTTGAAAAAAGACGGAGATTTCGTTCAATCAGGCCAAGCGATTGCCCGCATCACCGGGCCAGTGGCCACTCTTTTATCGGGAGAGCGAGTGATCTTAAACCTTGTTCAGCGCATGAGCGCCATTGCAACATTAACCAGGAGGTGTGTCGAAGCGCTCGATTCTACTCACACCCGTATTGTTGATACCCGCAAAACGACACCTGGCCTCCGCATGTTCGAGAAGTATGCCGTCCGTGTCGGCGGAGGTTTTAATCATCGCATTGGATTATATGATGCGGTCATGCTGAAGGACAACCACATCGCCGCTGCAGGGTCCATTACAGCAGCGGTAAAAAAGGTCCGCGCCTCGCTTGGACACATGACAATGGTTGAAGTGGAAGTCGAAACAGAAGACCAGTTGCACGAAGCAATCTTGGTACAGCCCCATGTCATCATGTTTGACAACCAAACACCGGAAACGATGGAACGCTGGGCCCGCCTTGTCCCTTCCACTATCCGGACAGAAGCTTCAGGCGGCATCGATTTAGATAAGCTTGCCGCATACCGCCATACTGGCGTCGATGTCATTTCCATCGGAGCATTGACGCACAGCGTTTCAAACCTTGACATCAGCATGAACTTATCCATTTCCCATAAGGAGGCACTCATTCAATGACTTCCATTTTTGAAGAATTACAGCTGGCAGATACCATGCCTGCCCATTATTTAAATGCAGCTACTGAAGAGTTGCATGAACGCGCTAAAAAGGCGCGCTCCACACTAGGCGACCGCTTGTATATTCTCGGCCACCATTACCAAAAAGACGAAGTGATCGCATATGCGGACGTTACCGGTGATTCGCTGCAATTATCACAAATCGCCGGCAAGCAGACAGCGGATTATATTATATTTTGCGGCGTCCATTTCATGGCAGAAACAGCAGATATTTTAACTACTCCCGAACAAGCCGTTATTTTACCGGATATGCGGGCAGGCTGTTCCATGGCAGACATGGCGAACATCGATCAGACAGAACGTGCTTGGACGGAACTGCAAAACCTCTTCGGAAACACGATCGTTCCATTGACTTATGTCAATTCGACAGCCGCCATAAAAGCATTTGTCGGCCGCAACGGCGGCGCAACCGTCACTTCTTCGAATGCTGAAGAAATGGTTAAGTGGGCACTTACCCAGAAACAGCGCATGCTCTTTTTGCCCGATCAGCATTTGGGCCGCAATACAGCTGTGAAACTGGGAATTCCGTTGGAACATATGGCAATTTGGGACCCCATCAAACAAAAGCTGGAATTGCAATGTGAACTTGAAGAAGTCCAGGTCATTTTATGGAAAGGCCATTGTTCGGTACATATGAATTTCTTGCCAAAACATGTCGCCAATCTTCGCGAAAATGAACCGGATCGCTCCATTTTGGTGCATCCAGAATGTACTTATGAAGTAGTCAGTGCATCGGACTTTGCCGGTTCCACCAAATACATCATTGATATGATTGGAGCATCTCAACCCGGTTCGAAATGGGCAATCGGCACCGAAATGAATTTGGTCAACCGATTAATTGCTGACTTTCCGGACAGGGACATCGTTTCTTTAAATCCGTTTATGTGTCCGTGCTTGACGATGAATCGAATCGATTTGCCGCATTTAACATGGGCTTTAGAAGAATTAGTCGCAGGAAAAGTCATAAACCGAATTCAAGTGGATGAAAAGACGGCACTTGAAGCCAAGAGGGCATTGGCTAAAATGATGTAAGTAGTCCGAAAATTTATAAACGCAAAAATACCGTCATTTCATTTTCATGAATTGACGGTATTTCACATGGTGATACTATATGATGCGGCTTTCATGCTTAGTAGCTCAACGCCTTTTCGTACATCCACTTTTTCAAGTTGCCGATTGATGGAAACGAAATTTCTTCTCCAGTAGTTTTGTTTTCCGCTTTCACTATGACGTCAAACTCATTTGGAATGAAAGACCAGCCTTCGCTTGTTAACGTACGTGCCATTTTGACAATCATGCTTGAACCTTTAATCGATTCCATATTCATTAGACTCCACTCCTATCACTGATTATTGTATTACTTTAATATAACCGTGGAGATTTAGAAAGTTTACTGCTCAATTCCTCATTCTAACCAACTTTAAACCACTTCAAAAAATATTTTAAGTTTACATAATTTAATTATATTTTATTAATATCGGGTGTATATATATGCATTTTACCTGTATAATGAATAAATTTCACTCTACTTGCAGCAACAAAGAAGATTAACCGATGTCCTCTTTGCAAATGGATCGCAAATGATAAAGAATCATTTCCCTAGCTTTTTCATCTGTTAAGTACCCTGGCCGCAGCAGGCTATCGAGAGCTAAACCGTCCATAAAGGCAAAAAACCGCTCTGTTTCCGCAGACAATTCCAGCTCTTTTTTCAATAAATTCAGAAGCACCATATTCGACATTACGTTTTTAATTGCAAGATACACCCCGTCCTTATCAGCTGTATAAGCTTCTCTTTTATGAAGAGCATGCGTTTTAAAGATCAGCCTTATTTCCGCTTCCTGTTTCAGATTTCCGCACACTGGGATAAGTTCAAAAAGAACCTGCAAAATTTTCTCTTTTGGATTATTGTCATTTTCAAAGATTTCATCCACTCTTTGTGTTATCCTCTCAGAAGTGAGCTCATTGGCATACTCCAGCAAAGCCTCTTGCGTGTCAAAATAGTAACGAAGCGAACCTAACGACAATCCGGCCTCCTTTGCTATATTCCGTGCTGATGCACCTTCCAGTCCTAGCTTTAAAATAACTTTCCACGTGGCTTCTGCTATCTGATTTTTTCGTTTATGGGAGTCTATTAGTTTTGGCATACCTCTATACTATCACAATAATATTAATATTCAGTTTATTTAGTACGATTGTTTTAAATAAAATTTTGCTCGTTTTTTTATTTAATACAGATGTATTATCAAATAGTTAATAACTTTTTGCCATTGTGGATAACCTGGATAACTGTGAATTACTTGTCTTTGGGGATAAGTAATTAAAATACCTGACAATTAGGCTTGCCATTGATAAATCAAAATCTCCTAAACACCGTCCTTGCATCCTTTCTTAATGTACAGCCCAATTAACCGCCTGCATGACCAGCATTTGGGTTAGCTTCTAACTCCCCTCCCCTTCTATTCCTTCGACTTCGAAAAGATGAACACGTTACTGTGCAGGAGAACTGCGAACCTCAAACGAATCAATACTCATTCCAACTCTTTCTAAGATCGGAGAGCCTATGTACGAAAACCCTTTTGAACAGTTATCCGGAACAATCACCACTAAAAAAATTGTTGAGGCAGGTTTTCACGAAAAGCAATTTCATACCGGTAAAGTCAACTTGAATTATGTTGTTGGCCCAAATAAC includes these proteins:
- the nadA gene encoding quinolinate synthase NadA — protein: MTSIFEELQLADTMPAHYLNAATEELHERAKKARSTLGDRLYILGHHYQKDEVIAYADVTGDSLQLSQIAGKQTADYIIFCGVHFMAETADILTTPEQAVILPDMRAGCSMADMANIDQTERAWTELQNLFGNTIVPLTYVNSTAAIKAFVGRNGGATVTSSNAEEMVKWALTQKQRMLFLPDQHLGRNTAVKLGIPLEHMAIWDPIKQKLELQCELEEVQVILWKGHCSVHMNFLPKHVANLRENEPDRSILVHPECTYEVVSASDFAGSTKYIIDMIGASQPGSKWAIGTEMNLVNRLIADFPDRDIVSLNPFMCPCLTMNRIDLPHLTWALEELVAGKVINRIQVDEKTALEAKRALAKMM
- a CDS encoding TetR/AcrR family transcriptional regulator, which gives rise to MPKLIDSHKRKNQIAEATWKVILKLGLEGASARNIAKEAGLSLGSLRYYFDTQEALLEYANELTSERITQRVDEIFENDNNPKEKILQVLFELIPVCGNLKQEAEIRLIFKTHALHKREAYTADKDGVYLAIKNVMSNMVLLNLLKKELELSAETERFFAFMDGLALDSLLRPGYLTDEKAREMILYHLRSICKEDIG
- the nadC gene encoding carboxylating nicotinate-nucleotide diphosphorylase; translation: MNRLKVEEALKHFLIEDIGDRDLSALLFEEKDTGEAIVRLKEDGIVAGLQCFEWGYKLLDQDVKIELLKKDGDFVQSGQAIARITGPVATLLSGERVILNLVQRMSAIATLTRRCVEALDSTHTRIVDTRKTTPGLRMFEKYAVRVGGGFNHRIGLYDAVMLKDNHIAAAGSITAAVKKVRASLGHMTMVEVEVETEDQLHEAILVQPHVIMFDNQTPETMERWARLVPSTIRTEASGGIDLDKLAAYRHTGVDVISIGALTHSVSNLDISMNLSISHKEALIQ
- the nadB gene encoding L-aspartate oxidase produces the protein MFDVCIVGGGVAGLMLAHSLPSTLSIAVLTKEDPITSNTALAQGGIAASLCAEDSPAFHAHDTLFAAADHAYAERVESFVYEGQSVVEQLIQEGLPFDAGPDGLPDLGQEGAHSARRILHAGGDQTGKRLMQFLVHHTKGKVTRFPFHQALELIVEGEKCTGVLVSDSKGERKTIGARHMVLATGGIGQLYQQTSNSAVATGDGLSLAFHAGAVLEDLEFVQFHPTVLTLGGKSCGLISEAVRGEGAFLIDAVGQRIMEGIHPLMELAPRDIVARAIERHWQQVGPVYLDATHIAGFEKKFPSINSNCQEHGLDPAEQLLPVRPGAHFHMGGVQTTDSGETSVPGLYAIGETASTGVHGANRLASNSLLEGLVFAKRVATKIQSSPHFPFAFLPVHSAPSKEFRIPENLPQRMTEKIGILRAKEDLQQFIEDYPLRHFQLHDYPDNHIAQIHRYTASCLIATAAHLRTESRGGHYRLDEPAKADKWTGKVIELSLKGTAVSERKIKTEETVQ